A single Anaerolineae bacterium DNA region contains:
- a CDS encoding ABC transporter substrate-binding protein has protein sequence MKHSQYFKHLPILFSLLVVSLLLPACGGATPGQTFTIGVVNILPALDDTVEGFKEGMLELGYIEGENVTYIGEENITMDELNAVLPEMVAADVNLILSTTTAATQAVQQATANTNIPVVFTSLVDPVGAGLVDSLRQPGGNITGITFGAQEGRRLEWLIRIAPGIEQIYVPYNPDDPAPVSALKTVRIAAAQLGVDLITPEVRNPEEVSAAIENIPPEADAIFLLPDTLVGTHTFDLMQAAIELQLPTSGASIDAAQDNNTLTVFGAKQSVSGKQAARLADQILRGIKPADLPVETAEFHLMINLRVAKAIGLNIPDEILLQADTIIR, from the coding sequence ATGAAGCATAGCCAATATTTTAAACATTTACCCATACTTTTTAGTTTATTGGTCGTTAGCCTGCTGCTGCCGGCCTGTGGCGGCGCAACACCAGGTCAAACCTTCACCATTGGTGTGGTTAATATCCTGCCGGCTTTAGACGACACAGTGGAAGGTTTCAAGGAAGGTATGCTTGAGTTAGGCTACATTGAAGGTGAAAATGTCACCTATATTGGTGAGGAAAACATCACAATGGATGAGCTTAATGCGGTGTTGCCAGAAATGGTGGCAGCAGATGTCAATTTGATTCTGTCCACCACCACCGCTGCTACCCAGGCGGTACAGCAAGCCACAGCCAATACTAATATACCCGTGGTCTTTACGTCCCTGGTTGATCCCGTGGGGGCCGGCCTGGTGGATAGTCTCAGGCAGCCCGGCGGGAATATCACCGGCATCACCTTTGGCGCTCAAGAGGGGCGACGTTTGGAATGGTTAATACGCATAGCGCCCGGCATTGAACAAATCTATGTGCCTTATAATCCCGATGATCCGGCGCCTGTATCGGCGCTGAAAACAGTACGTATAGCCGCCGCCCAACTTGGCGTTGATCTCATCACGCCCGAGGTCCGCAACCCTGAGGAAGTTTCGGCTGCCATTGAAAATATCCCCCCGGAAGCCGATGCCATTTTTCTCCTTCCCGACACTCTGGTTGGTACTCACACGTTTGATCTTATGCAGGCGGCGATTGAGCTTCAATTGCCTACTTCGGGCGCCAGCATTGATGCTGCGCAGGATAATAACACCTTGACGGTTTTTGGCGCCAAGCAAAGTGTTTCTGGAAAGCAAGCAGCCCGCCTGGCCGACCAAATCTTGCGGGGCATCAAACCGGCCGATTTGCCGGTAGAAACGGCCGAGTTTCACTTGATGATTAATTTAAGAGTAGCCAAAGCTATCGGCCTGAATATACCGGACGAAATCTTGCTTCAGGCAGACACCATCATTCGCTAA
- a CDS encoding PAS domain S-box protein, which translates to MRRSIRTRLTVAFTGLAIGPLLLVGVILAWQSFITQKQLALNLQREVSWRVATEVTAFFDELENELRLVSKAQMWPGLNQNGQHNLLTLLMSQDVYEELVLLDRQGQEQIHLSRLGLSSTTPGHYSQANEFIIPQTTNEVYYSPVRFDEVTGEPLMTIAVPLLNVRTGLVEGVLVAKVRIKKIWDLIAEIRVDPGQSVYIVDAQDKVVAHRNPSVVLRGTTFAAPAQDGIQPGFTGSSAVLAVVPTRFGEQEFNIVAEQTVLDALALAINTVFITIILIMAVFLISGILGFLIVRQIIRPIQAMAATVEAISAGDLSQQVEITRPDELGILAGAFNNMTGKLRRLINDLEQQIVERKQAEQALRESEERLRQIASSLREIVWLRDAQTRQVLYVNPAFEELTGRTCEDFYENPDIMRDAIHPDDREGVLKAIEQRSGSVPFDTEHRIIHLDGSVRWVSSRSFPVRNEAGEVYRWASIMEDITERKQAEEALRESEDRFRIFADEVSFEGIIIHDRGEILDVNRQFSQMHGYEHSELIGMTDSLVKTIAPEYHEFVLKHIQEGHEKPYEAVALKKDGSTFPIEIRAKTIPFHGKVVRATAIRDITERVRAEEEIRTLNAELEQRVARRTRQIETVAEISQQLTSILDLPTLLRQVVAMTKETFGYYHVHIYLLPAEGKTLIMAEGYGAAGAKMKQQGHQIPLDAPTSLVAGAARRREIVLVNDVRQAPDWLPNPLLPDTHSEMAVPIIAEEKVIGVLDVQSNQVAGLDEADKDLLRSLANQIAVALTNAQLYQTEQALRQAEAERAEELARLNADLQATQAELLRQERLATLGKLTATVSHEIRNPLATIRASAFSLDRQTRDRGLGVERALDRIERNVSRCDNIITELLDYTRLGELDSRLVFFDDWLNQMLAEQIIPADITLSVNLAAGVEVWLDPERFRRVIVNLVDNACQALQEESKPNQLEKIVRVQTEVVAEQIKLSIIDTGPGIPPEMMPHIFEPLYSTKGFGVGLGLPVVQGIVKQHGGKIELNSEMGRGTQVVIWLPLP; encoded by the coding sequence ATGCGCCGCAGTATTCGGACACGTTTGACCGTAGCCTTCACCGGTTTGGCCATTGGTCCTTTGTTGCTGGTGGGGGTTATTTTGGCCTGGCAAAGTTTCATCACCCAAAAGCAGCTGGCGCTTAACTTGCAGCGCGAGGTGTCGTGGCGGGTGGCCACCGAGGTAACAGCCTTCTTTGATGAGTTGGAAAACGAATTACGCCTGGTGAGCAAAGCGCAAATGTGGCCGGGGTTAAATCAGAACGGGCAACACAACCTCTTAACTTTGCTTATGTCGCAAGATGTTTATGAAGAACTGGTCTTGCTTGATAGGCAGGGACAAGAGCAAATTCATCTTTCTCGCCTGGGCCTTTCTTCTACCACTCCGGGCCATTACTCTCAAGCCAACGAGTTTATCATTCCCCAAACCACGAACGAGGTTTACTACAGTCCTGTCCGCTTTGATGAAGTTACCGGCGAGCCATTGATGACCATTGCCGTGCCCTTGCTTAACGTGCGCACCGGCCTGGTAGAGGGGGTTCTTGTTGCCAAGGTTCGGATCAAAAAAATCTGGGATTTAATTGCGGAGATACGCGTTGATCCGGGCCAAAGCGTCTACATTGTGGATGCCCAGGACAAAGTTGTGGCTCACCGTAACCCTTCGGTGGTGTTGCGCGGCACCACCTTTGCCGCGCCTGCCCAGGATGGCATTCAACCTGGTTTTACCGGCTCAAGCGCCGTTCTGGCGGTGGTTCCGACTCGTTTTGGTGAGCAGGAATTCAACATTGTTGCCGAACAAACGGTGCTTGACGCTTTGGCCCTGGCCATCAATACTGTTTTTATCACCATTATTCTGATTATGGCAGTGTTTTTGATATCCGGCATCCTGGGCTTTCTGATTGTGCGCCAAATCATCCGGCCTATTCAGGCTATGGCCGCTACAGTCGAGGCTATCAGCGCCGGTGATTTGTCGCAGCAAGTGGAGATCACCCGGCCGGACGAGTTGGGCATTTTAGCCGGTGCTTTTAATAATATGACCGGGAAATTGCGACGCCTCATCAATGACCTGGAACAGCAAATCGTTGAGCGCAAGCAGGCGGAACAAGCCTTACGGGAGAGCGAAGAAAGACTTCGGCAAATCGCCTCATCACTGCGGGAAATCGTCTGGTTGCGCGATGCCCAAACCCGTCAGGTGCTCTACGTGAATCCCGCCTTTGAGGAATTAACCGGGCGAACCTGCGAGGACTTTTATGAGAATCCGGACATTATGAGAGATGCCATTCACCCTGACGATAGGGAGGGTGTGCTCAAGGCGATTGAGCAACGATCCGGGAGTGTACCCTTTGACACAGAACACCGCATCATCCACCTGGATGGCAGCGTGCGTTGGGTATCGAGCCGAAGTTTTCCGGTTCGAAACGAGGCAGGTGAAGTATACCGGTGGGCATCAATTATGGAAGATATCACCGAACGCAAGCAGGCAGAGGAGGCTTTACGGGAGAGCGAGGATAGATTTCGTATATTCGCCGATGAGGTTTCCTTTGAAGGGATTATTATTCATGATAGGGGCGAAATTTTGGACGTGAACAGGCAGTTTTCGCAGATGCATGGCTATGAACACTCTGAGCTTATAGGGATGACGGATTCCCTTGTAAAAACCATAGCGCCAGAATATCATGAATTTGTGCTAAAACATATTCAAGAAGGACACGAAAAACCTTATGAAGCGGTAGCCCTTAAAAAAGATGGCTCTACGTTTCCCATAGAAATCCGGGCCAAAACCATTCCTTTCCATGGGAAAGTGGTCAGGGCAACCGCGATCCGCGACATCACCGAGCGGGTGCGGGCCGAGGAAGAGATTCGCACACTTAACGCCGAACTCGAACAGCGGGTCGCCAGGCGAACCCGGCAAATTGAAACCGTGGCCGAAATCAGCCAACAGTTAACCAGCATCCTGGACCTGCCCACGCTGCTGCGCCAGGTGGTCGCTATGACCAAAGAAACGTTTGGCTATTACCACGTGCACATCTATTTACTGCCCGCAGAAGGCAAAACATTGATCATGGCCGAAGGTTACGGAGCAGCCGGCGCCAAAATGAAACAGCAGGGGCATCAAATTCCCCTGGATGCGCCAACCAGTCTGGTGGCTGGGGCCGCCCGACGGCGTGAAATTGTGCTGGTTAACGATGTGCGCCAGGCCCCGGATTGGCTGCCCAACCCTTTGCTGCCCGACACCCATTCTGAGATGGCTGTGCCTATTATCGCGGAAGAGAAAGTCATCGGGGTGCTAGATGTGCAATCCAACCAGGTGGCCGGTCTGGATGAAGCGGATAAAGATTTGCTGCGCTCCCTGGCCAACCAGATTGCGGTGGCGCTGACCAATGCCCAACTCTATCAAACAGAACAGGCCCTGCGGCAGGCAGAAGCAGAAAGGGCGGAGGAATTGGCCAGGTTAAATGCGGACTTACAAGCGACTCAAGCCGAATTACTCCGCCAGGAACGTTTGGCTACGCTGGGGAAATTGACGGCCACTGTCAGCCATGAAATTCGCAATCCCCTGGCCACCATTCGCGCTTCGGCCTTTAGCCTTGATCGACAAACCCGCGACAGAGGACTTGGCGTTGAACGCGCCCTGGACCGCATCGAGCGTAATGTCAGCCGTTGTGACAATATTATTACTGAACTGCTTGATTATACCCGGCTGGGCGAACTGGATTCGCGGCTTGTCTTTTTTGATGATTGGCTCAATCAGATGCTTGCCGAACAAATCATTCCCGCGGACATTACGCTTTCGGTTAACCTGGCCGCCGGTGTGGAGGTGTGGCTTGACCCGGAACGCTTTCGGCGGGTTATTGTTAACCTGGTTGATAATGCCTGTCAGGCCCTTCAGGAAGAGTCGAAACCAAATCAATTGGAAAAAATAGTGCGTGTCCAAACGGAGGTGGTGGCCGAACAGATCAAATTATCCATAATAGATACCGGTCCCGGCATCCCGCCAGAAATGATGCCGCACATTTTTGAGCCGCTGTACAGCACCAAGGGTTTTGGCGTGGGTTTGGGGCTGCCGGTGGTTCAGGGCATTGTTAAACAACACGGGGGCAAGATTGAGCTCAATAGTGAAATGGGGAGAGGAACACAGGTGGTGATATGGCTGCCATTACCTTAG